The Phlebotomus papatasi isolate M1 chromosome 3, Ppap_2.1, whole genome shotgun sequence genomic sequence cgattaaaaagaaaaagataacAATTTCGAGTTTTTTTAAAAGGTTAAGAAATGAATTAAGTTGTTTAATTCTTTGTTATCCGATCTGTCCCTCCTTACCGTGACTAAAATTCAGTGTTAtgtgattttttataaaattacataCAGTTCACAAAAACACCAAATCACTAatcgataaaattattttgtctatcatCTGGTAAAAATagattgaaaaatgaataaataaacaaatatcaAACATAAGTGTAGATTTTATACATCACTTGCCGTGTTAAGAGTACAACATAGGTTGTTAATGTCACGTCTATCTtcttacattttaaaaattacaaaatgcgTTCTCAATAATCTAGTCTCTACAACAGTGATAAAGACTCTAGATTTTATTatgttgtaggggaaagtgcccatgcttgataccattggaaaattcgtaatgactaaattttctctatgtttctcaataaacgtgactccgaaatatattttaaaaactgaccaCTTTCccatactttttaaaatatggttgcgatgagtcacatatatattgtgaaacatagcaaatttagtcattacgaagcttcaaatggtatcaagtatgggcactttcccctaactatTGCAAAAGAAAGATTAATATCCTTCGTTTtaattctgaaaattaaatCGCTTTTTAGTGCCAATGAAGTGTTTCGTTGAGCTCTACAATTTCTTACAGCATCAAAAATCTTTACTTCCACCACTAAGATACTAAAATCGAAAActtaatttcgaaaatttcgaTTTCTGATACCCCGAAATTATTTATTTcggttttgttaaaattttaagatattgTAGACTGGTGATAAAAACTTCAAATCAATCAAATGGTAGTTTGCACTCCCCCTAAACCTTTGGACTCACCCGAACTATAAACGTATATAACCATGCTATAACTTCAGCATCTTCTAATGCCTAAGTTTATAAACTTTCTTGTCTTCTTCTAAATTTACGGGCTTTAGAGCAATTTTCTCCCAATATTCAAATACGGTTAAGAAAATGGTCATGAACCGAAAGATTAGTAATGCAAATGCGAACTATCAAGATAAGGTCCTTTCGAGTGGTTTAAAGAATCACTTGAAATATGTTGTGAGAAACGTTTTCGTTAACGTGGAACTGGATATCCTGACGGCACTCCTTCGGGTTGAAAAATCATATGAACCACAGTGACCACAGTGTATCAACGTGCCCTAATAAAGGCCAGCAAACTTAGCCCTTTAACCGGTCACCGAtgactcaaattttttttttctgcggTCATCTAAAACCAAAAAGCCAGATTTTTTGaacccaatttttgaccctgtCGTCATTAAAAGGTTAGAGCACGCCTAGAACAAGGCAGCTCAGGCAAAATTAGGATCTTGCCTCTAGGACCATCTTGGAATCCACTAGTCTTAAGATCGTGATTCCATTTAGAACAAGtccttaaaaatgaattaattaatcaatctatccatataaaatttaaaatataatttctcgATTTAAAGTGGAGACGAGATCCATGGGAATtcgttaatttaatttaaatttcatttcatcCTGAAGTTAATCATtttgtttttacaaaattcaaaattcgctTTTCATCCTAACATATAAAATACTCGTGCATAATCGTCACAGTCGCGAAGACACGCCATTTCTTAGGTAGTGAAATAAATCCGAATTTGTTAAAGTAATCGTAAGCGTTTCCGTTTCAATATCATTCAGTCACGTTAATAAGGATTCAAGCTCTTTAATCAGGCAGATAGAATTTTTTTCGCCGTATATTATAACCCTTTATTCGTTAATTCACTCATAGGTACGTAAGGGTCCACCAGCATCCAGAATCTGGTAGCAATCGTATTGCAATCACTTACACCATTTTCATACTCACAGATTTGTCTCGCGACCATAAAGTTTAAGTTTCAGGTATTACTAAATGTTAAGACAAATTTGAAGTTATTTTATATAAGTGCTGACTTTCTAACATCAATAATGCACAGTACACTgttcaacaaaaaatattgtagaccAAATTAACTCTTtatctataaaattttaaaagatgcCAAAGAATGTcaaatataaaagtataattTATGGCTCACAATATTACGTTGCTTACTGAAGTGTTATATTTATAGAAATGCACCCAAACAAAGATCATTCCTAGATTAATCCATTGTCTCAATAACAATTACTGTGAACTCTAGATAAGGGATTGCAAATGACACTCTCCAAGAAAACTGTCCACGAGCATCTTATGCTCTTACTTTCCATCACAATTATGTCAAAAGAAGGAATGGACTGTAGATACAGGGGGTCTGAgacgatgaaaaaaaaacagatacaACCGCAAAAGCtgattaagaaaataatttattttttaccgcCGCGCCAGGTACAGTGCGCTAAAAGTGACGACAGAATTAATTTATGGTGTATACTGTGGGTGGCTGTGTGGGTTTGCGTCTACCACCAAGAGCTTCTTGGATAGCTTCAAAGCTCTTGCCTTTTGTTTCAGGCACGATGAAAAGCACAAAAAGAGCTTCGAAGAAGCAGAACCCAGCGAAGAACCAGTAGCATGTATACATGCCGAATGTTTCAACGAAATAGGTATAGTAGAGTAGCACTAGAAATGCTATTATCCATGATATGAAGAGGAAAGCTGTAGCGAGAAAACCTAGAATTTTGGGTGGTAGGAGTTCGGCAAAGATGAAGAAAGGTAAATTGTTGATTCCGATGTTGCAAATGAAAACTGCTCCGGATAGAGCAGATAGGGGTAACCATCCGTAGTTCGACATATCAAAACCGGAGGCTTTCAGAAATAGATGGATTCCGAGGGCAGTGTGGCATAGAGCTGTTCCAGTTGCAGATACAATAAGTAGGATCTTTCGTCCAGCATGGTCAACAAGCCAAGTTGCAACAAAAGATCCCAGTACTTGAATACCGGCTACAATGATTGAAGATGTACTGGGACTTAAATCTGATCCGGCTTCATGGAAAATGCTGGTGGTATAGGTGACTATGGCAAAAATACCACAGAAATCCGTTCCCATCAACAACACCAAACTGATAAGAATGGCACGCAACACCGTTGGGGAAGCtgtttggaaataaaaacgtGACACAATATTTTCACATGCTTCTAGGCGTTACGAAATATGGCATAAATCACTGAACTCACTTAAATCTCGCATTGTAACGGAATCTTTTTTCGTGGCACTACTGACGAGGTTTTTCATTTTCTCGAATTCCGCTTGGAAGTTCAATAGGGCACGGTTTTTCACATTGGCTGTTACCCCACGGTAGAATTTGAGGGACTTTTCTGCCTCAGCAGGACGATTCTTCAGCAGGAGGTAGTATGGTGTTTCAGGGAAGAAGAGAAAGGTCGATGCAAAGATGGTAACCATTGTAAGGACGACATAAGGGAAGGTCGATATGGTCATGTAGCTTCCTATTACATACCCAATTAGGATACCGCTATTGTCTGATACAATCAAAGCTGATCCAAGCCGTCCTCGGATtctgttaaaaattaaattagtattacgattcattattttaattataggaTTGAGTTGAAGTTCCCTTACTTATCTTCAGAAATTTCATTGACGTAAATCGGTAGAACAACAAAGAGTCCTCCACCAGCAATTCCTCCAATAATTCGAGATATTAGTAAGTACATCGCATCCTGAGCGAAGAGAATCAATAAAAAGGATATGGCATGTGGAACAGTGAGGAGAAACAATGACCATTTCCTTCCGATACGATCAACTAGAGTTCCATAGATCAAATTTCCAGCTATTGCTCCCAAGCACGTAGATGAGTTAATCCATGATGCCTGATCCTTGGTAATGGGACCTGATGGCAAGGCTGATTGCGATGTTAGAAGTACAGGAACTACTGGTGATACCCAACTGACAGTAATTCCAAATACCATCGCAGCGATATTTCCTAAATTAACCAATAAGATTAGAGTGCAATATCTGATGAAAACGGAGTAGGACCTTTtttcgcttctttcaatttttattcgctacaacgtttcAGGAATACGATGTTcccttcatcaggtctacaaagcattttgaacaatttggttacatttttaaaagaatttttagcattttcaaaGGAAACTTATATAGAATAATTAAGGAAGAAACACGTAAGGTATATATCGTTTCACTTGACTTGCACTGGGATTGGTGGCGAAAAATGCCAACTCATTCTGTGTCGATCCTCTCCATGGTGATGAGCTCCACGATCCAATCTTGTTCACCAATCCCAGTGCAAGTCAAGTGAAACGATATATACCTTACGTGTTTCTTCCTTAATTATTCTATATAAGTTTCCtttgaaaatgctaaaaattcttttaaaaatgtaaccaaattgttcaaaatgctttgtagacctgatgaaggggacatcgtatttccgaaacgttgtagcgaataaaaattgaaagaagcgaaaAAAAGGTCTTACTCCTTTTTCACCAGATTAACCAATAAAaccattaatttttcaaatttgagattACATAAAACCCCTACTAACCGCTTAAGGTAGCAAAATATTGGTAAGCTCTCGAGGTCATTGTGATTGGCTGTAACAGTAGAATTCTTAGGATTTCTCATCAAAGTACTTTCTCTAACACTTCACCAAAGATGATAATTCACCAAGAATCTAACACTAACTGAACCAGCACAGATTTCTGCTACCTTTAAAATGTGAAAAGATTAGGTACAGTCTTAAGATGATAAATTGAGATAAGTCGCGAATTGTCATCACTGTGATTCCCATGAGCAATTAAAGTATAAATCATTGTGACGTCTCCGGTATCGTCTCTTGCTTATGGTGTGAAAAAATCGCGTgtttgcaaaaataattttaaagcatTCTTATTTTGAATATCAAAACAAACTTCTCCACTTTATTTCTTCTTGGACAAAATCTCGATTATCTCTTCTGTGCTTTTGCCTTTCGTTTCTGGTTGCATAAAGGCAATAAAGATGACTTGGAGGAAACAGCAAGCGGCAAAAAACCACATACAAGTGTGCATTCCATAGTCATACCCAATGATTATGAAGTATTTGACCAGGACGAAGGTTATCGGCCACTGGATGACCATGAAGACAGTGGCTGTGATGCCACGAACCTTTGTTGGTAAGATTTCAGCCATGACAAAGAAGGGGATAATAAGCAATCCCCAGCTGCCAATGAATATAGCTCCACAGAAAGACACCATCGGAAGCCATCCATGAGCAGACATATCGACCCCTTGTTGCTTCAGGAAGAAGTGCACTCCCAGGGCTACGAGACAGATACCCGTACCCAAAGACGATAGTAGCAAGAGCATCTTTCGGCCAGCCTTGTCAATgaggaaatttgaaaaaatcccACCAGCTAGCATGATCACTGCTGCAATAATAGCTGACGTATTAGGAGATAGAGATGATTCTGCCTCTTCAAATACCATTCCCGTAAAGGTAATCAAAGGAAAGAGGCCACATAAGTTCCTTCCAGTAAGGAGCACAAAGCTTATCAGCAATCCAAGACGAGTACTCCtcgattctaaaaaaaaataatatttttcagtcACATCCTTGTAGATAAATTCCTATAATCCTTACTAAAGTCTTCCATCGACAGGGGTGACACATCACTACCCTTATTACTGAAAGTCTTGAGACGATCAAATTCTTCATTAAACGCCTCATTGACGTAGTTCTTTCTGGCTCCGTGAAAACCACGGAAGAACTTTAAAGAATCCTCCGCAGCCCCAATTTTATTCCTCATCAGGAGATACTGTGGTGTTTCTGGAAGGAGTGCAAAGACAACGGAGAAAATTCCGAGAAATCCAAGAACAATATATGAATACTCTTCAAAGTGCACATACGTGCCGACAATGTATCCCAATAGTATTCCAGTGCTCACGAGATTTCCAACAAAGAAACCAAGGACCCCCCTTATTCTGCAAAGCcggaaaaaatttttgaattatgatTATCATCATATTAAGTACCATTCAGTCACAATCTGTCGGCAATACTTTTCACATACCTATTTTCAGAGATTTCTGATACGTAGATTGGCAATACACAGAGCAGCGCCCCACCAGCGATGCCACTCAAAAAGCGAGATACATACAGGTAGATAACATTCTGGGCGAAAGTGATAAGAAGGAAGGCCACTATATGAGGTGCAGTGCCAAGGTAAAGTGCCCATTTTCTTCCTATTTTGTCTGCCAACCATCCAAAGATAATAGTACCAACTGATCCTCCAATATACAGAAGTGAACTAATCCAGGAAGCATCATCTGTTGTTATAGGACCACTAGGTAAGGGACTGTTTTCACTGAGGAGTTGCGGAAATGTAGGTGATACCCAGCCAACAGCAAAACCATAAACCACTGAGGCGATATTAGCTGCAAGGAGCGATTTTAAGGACACATTCAACAAACTTCAAATTCCAAATTTCCAAAATCACCAAAGAATTCATACCACAAAGAGTTGCATAAAATTGGTTAATAAGGGCCCCCATTGTATATTCAGTCTTGAACTTATGTAATTCAGTCTTTGGCTATTTTGTGTTATTGAAAGTCTTGCACCATCAAAAGTCGAACACCAACTGACTACTTATTTCAGCGGCATCAAGAAGTTTTCTGATAAATACCAAAAAGAAAGAATGGAGATGGTGTGGTGATCATTGTAAAGGAAGTTCATGTtcacatgaaaaaaataaaccaaaCCAATATGGGGCAATTAAATGTTTAATACTGCTCAAACACATCCATATAACTCTGTGTATCAAGCAATACTGAGTAAGACGAGTAGGGAAGATAAGTAAGATAAGTACGTCTCTGAAGAACTACTGTATATTACAGACTTGAGTATTAACTTGTTAACATTCGTTACATTGCTATAGTAAACCAGTAATTTTAGAAATGTTGTAcaacttatgcccaacgcacaataacttttgtttgtaaatatgttttcaaaatttcctatgagagtgagcgaaatgactagatctaggtctcactcactcttaatgaaatgtcaaaaacatgtttacaaaacaaaagttattgtgcgttggacattatgcccagcgcacaataacttttgtttataaacatgttttcagagcTTCCTGTGAGagggagtgagatctagatctaatcatctcgctcactctcatatgcagtttcaaaaacatgtttacaaaacaaaagctattgtgcgttgggcattatatttttaaaaaaaatcggaaatATTATtgtcgtttttatttatttttagaattattggaaattttcggagggaagcttAGTCCGGACGCGGCACCACAAGCTGTGGAGTCTTCAACTCAAAAAGATCAAAGaaaaactcactcttctccagagctttcgacacgctccgtgtcttcctcagtgatcgAGTGATGACAAAGATCACTGGGTTTCgttattttgggggatcttacAAACACTCTTCAATCATCAGGAGACAACCTGatgaagacacggagcgtgtcgaaagctctgcagaagagtgagttttttgatctttttggGTTGAACACTCCACAGCttgtgttgccgcgtccggacggagcttccccccgaaaatttccactgaagCTGAACGGCAATTTTCCCCATGATttagaattattattaatttattattatagtttatttaatcacaaataTAGGGTCATGCCTCTTAGAATTgtcataaaaaattgaaaacaaaaagaGGAAGTTAGTAAGAAAGAATGACAAAGATTCAAAATCAGGAAtgttttaacaataaattaattgctTCTAGGATCCAGTCTCAAGTAATAAATTACGAATAGATAGGGGACTCTCAggtgatggccagtggatttgaagtcacttcacaaagaaaaacacttttcaatcctgcccagagctttcggtcctggacaTGGGCCTTCTTCAGTGACTTCAGTGACACAGACTCGGTCAGGGTTCAAGGACTCATAGTGCCTAAAGTTCAAGATGACTGCCTCTATCGATCACTCTTTGTAAAAGGCGTCACTTTGTTTAATTCTCTTCCGTGTGGTAACCGTATTTCTGCGGCTACCATTCGTCATTTATAATTGGATAAAGAAACTGACGTGAAATGTatagataggggactctccggtgatggATATTGGATTTGAGGtcactttacaaaaaaaaacactttttcaatcttgcccagagctttcggtcctggatatggacgttcttcagtggtcgactaggaAGAGAATTAAACAAAGTGACGCCTTTTACGAAGAGTGCTCGATAGAGGCAGTCATCTTGAACTTTAGGCACTATGAGTCCTTGAACACTGATCGAGCCTCTTAACCAGAAGACACGATAAGTACTCAGGAAATCCAAAAATGAGacatttgataaaaataaatagcccTGTGTAGGCGGCAAAGTACCAGTACCACGCCCTGTATCAAACCTTCCTAGAAAATCTGTCCATTTTCCAAACCACTTGCTCTACAAGGTATTAAGAAGCAAAATCATTTAGGAAGACTTATCCCCGGTGTACCACAAACAAATTCCTCCAATCATTGAGACAGAATTTGCGTCGAGAGTTTTGTAAAAACTTGGAACACCTAACCTGAGTACACACTGCTTCACCTGTCCCATCTACAGTGCTGTCCTACATTagatcaataattttttatgacagTTTTTCAAGGTACAGCGTAAAAACGTTTGGATAACATACTTCTTAACCGATTGGAACAACTTTGAATTCTTTTGcaagtttttcttattttaacaGGAACCTGTAATAACACGGGAACTAATAATTGTCTGAATAACCCTCCCCCTATGTTGGGAATATATATTATAACTTATGAATTTCCTAAAATCGGGTTATAACCGATTTTAgcataaataacataaaaaaaacaagtgaCTCAATTGAAAGCACTATGCTTTGTTTTAAACTTACAatgataaacaattttattatgaaaaaaatcccaaaCCAAGAACACAGACCACTGACCTTACAAGTATACCTTAAGGTATTTCCACTTTATTATTTTATCTGCTTAGTACCCTTGGAGACATATTTCTAAACCCATTTGGACAAAACTGATACCATATTCAAAACCTTTAATTTCTACTTTTTTGCCtatcaattaaaaattgtgaagtcACTTTTATATAGTCTATTGTATCAATATTCTTTATATCTTCCATGTCTTAAGTGTACAGGAATCaatgttataaatatttttggcagaaAACACTTTTCCACAGATATATAGAGACAACAGTTTTATTGTATGAAATTCTTATCATCGAGTTGTATTTTCTACAATATCTTCTCTGTTTATGACTGAACTCGATGACTGTGCGAATTTCCCTTCAAGCACTCTAACAATCTCTTCAGCATTCTTGCCTTTGGTCTCAGGTACACTGGTCAGCACAAAAATCAACTCAAGGAAGCACCATCCGGCGAATGTCCACATACAAGTTTGCATCCCAAAACTATCCACGAAGGTCACCAAGTATTGCACAAAGAGGAAGGAATGCAGTAAGGATGTGAAGAGAAAAGCTGTTGCCACGGAACTGCGTATTTTGGCGGGAACAATTTCGGCAACAATGAAGAAAGGCACATTCATGATTCCAAGAGCAGCAATAAATACAGCTCCTGAACATGAGATTAAAGGAATCCATCCGAAAGCTGAAAGATCCACGGAGATACTCTTAAGGTGGAAATGAACACCCAAGATCGCGAGGCAGATTCCAGTGCCTATTGAAGAAATTATCAGCAGTATCCGTCGTCCGACTCTATCGATTAATGTTAGGGAAATGTAAAGTCCCACCAGCTGGATGACTCCTACGATAATTGCTGATGAATTTGGCGATAGGTCTGCTCCAGCTTCTTGGAAGATGCTTGATGTGAAGTTCAAAAGGGGGAAGATACCACAACAGTTTCTGCCAGCAATTAACACAAAACTAATGAGAAGagctttttttgttgattttggtCCTGTTGATTAAatagaaaatcaatttgatattatgttaaaaaagaCTCAGAACCTTAATTTAGAACTACTTGAAtcctaaaaaagaaaaattttatacagTATCTTGATTTGTCAAAACCTCTACGATTCTATCCACGTCGTCTTTCCATCCCTTGAAATTGAATTAAGGGAatgtggggcaaaatgtgacaagatACCAATTCATAATTTGATATCTTCCAAGATGAAAGAGAATCAtacttcaaatttttaccacaaataAGTTTCATAAAACGTCATAAATGTCTAAAATTTATATACaattaaacagaaaataaaaaaaaagaaaatatataaattttgaactgctttttcaaaacatttcttTCTTACTGGTGATATTATTTATTACCAAAGAATAAATTTCTTAGAAATATTGtgaattgaaaattcatttctTCCACAAAGTGCCCATCAATAAAAACGCCACAAATTACTCCTAAAGGGcatacagaaaaatatatttcgtaaaTGATTGTGAATTATCATtagaaattaacgaaatacacatgaatcgtataatccattaaaaagttcgcaaaagtttatacatttttacaaacattgtttgtaacatgatcgcCTAACGAACATTCTCATTTTATAAGCATTTATTAGCAAATATTCATATACAAAAAACTAAATTCGTAATATTTTGTCGTTTGAtaggaaaaagtacaaaatacagtagactctcgcaaattcggctcttttaagatcgagctactttttaattcgggcagcggttacatttgaaaaaagtttgttgtcatttttcaagtttgattatgattatcaaatgaagcaaatatgctcaaattaggcatggtttgtcttagttttgatgtgattttgcattattgagggattttcgtgcaatttacgttatatatgaatgcacatgaataaaaaatcgttgcattttaaaaagtttgtcgcccgaatttctgtctaattcggctgacatttcggtcccatatgcccgaatttaagagagtctactgtattacgtATTTGTTTCAAGGTTATACGATTcgcgagcatttcgtaagtctctaGTACGAATTcgcaaatatttcacaaaatattattttctgtgTAGAGGAATCACAAGTTATGGAGTCATAATATCCTCTATACATTATAaaaagatggcgatttttctagTCATAGGTGTCGACATCgacatgttcagctggactacctccaaaacatatccaaaaattaacgaaatcgccagggccaattttgagcAAAGTCCAAAAGTATGTTTTTGGAGTGGATAGAAGGagtggggtaatttgggtaagttagttcggtAGAGAATGCGGACTTGTGGAGGGGTCGCCGAAGAACTCAAGTCAATATctatcttcagtttcttccggtgcGGTATTCGTCAAaggattgtcttcttctcaaaaccaaaaaaaactaaattttctccagagctttcgaccttcggtatgggtcttcctcagtgggtcaattaaaatcttttaaatgatTTGGAATCGTCTTTCGTGCTCTTAACACTAAACATAGTCAGTAAAAACTTACTTTCTTCTTtaaaaagggattttttttggacatttttAGATCTTTGAAttacttaaattaaattaaattcaaagtaCTAAAAGTGTCCAAAAAATCCTTCATTTTGTTATAAAAGTGTGTGCATCGCTCGAGAAATCAATGCCGGTTACACTCATTTTACtcaatttgaggaaaattattttatatgaaaactgTCACAGATTTTTCATTCAAACGTCCTCTCCGTAATATTACTCTGTGAGTCTAAAAATCACTATGAATAAGTTTAAATCGATTATGATTTTCACAGCATAACGAATAGCGAATTTATTCAGACTTAGCAAAATACTTCAACGTATTGGCCCTATGCCTTTCCCAAATTTATTAACAACTTTatttatcaaaacaaaaaatattggaaaacaaTTTCCTTTTCTAAGAAAATTATCGGACTCATGGGTTCGAGAAGAAGTATTATTCACTTAGACACCCTTTTGTTTACACACTCATAAATGATACTTgaacaataaattgaattattctcGTAACTCAAGATGTTATATTTTGCATTTACtggaaattaattgaaatacttattttacaagagagTACTTTAGACAATTCACCGCCATGGGTATCATTATACCCTCAATTAATTTTAgatattgaataaataaatcactgTGCGTTGATTAATTGAGGGAAATTCATTCTACATTCCCAGTTTCCTGCTACAAACATTCATTCACATATTATAATAACGAGGGCCATTTAAAAGTAATTAATTATGCACAGCAGGACGGTTCATATACAAATTTTCACCTGTTTCACTGTAAATTTAGTCTGGACGTTTggatcacattaattttttgtaaatattttaatattgtgaattattcattgaaaataccaat encodes the following:
- the LOC129808062 gene encoding facilitated trehalose transporter Tret1-like → MTSRAYQYFATLSGNIAAMVFGITVSWVSPVVPVLLTSQSALPSGPITKDQASWINSSTCLGAIAGNLIYGTLVDRIGRKWSLFLLTVPHAISFLLILFAQDAMYLLISRIIGGIAGGGLFVVLPIYVNEISEDKIRGRLGSALIVSDNSGILIGYVIGSYMTISTFPYVVLTMVTIFASTFLFFPETPYYLLLKNRPAEAEKSLKFYRGVTANVKNRALLNFQAEFEKMKNLVSSATKKDSVTMRDLTSPTVLRAILISLVLLMGTDFCGIFAIVTYTTSIFHEAGSDLSPSTSSIIVAGIQVLGSFVATWLVDHAGRKILLIVSATGTALCHTALGIHLFLKASGFDMSNYGWLPLSALSGAVFICNIGINNLPFFIFAELLPPKILGFLATAFLFISWIIAFLVLLYYTYFVETFGMYTCYWFFAGFCFFEALFVLFIVPETKGKSFEAIQEALGGRRKPTQPPTVYTIN
- the LOC129808065 gene encoding facilitated trehalose transporter Tret1-like — encoded protein: MGALINQFYATLCANIASVVYGFAVGWVSPTFPQLLSENSPLPSGPITTDDASWISSLLYIGGSVGTIIFGWLADKIGRKWALYLGTAPHIVAFLLITFAQNVIYLYVSRFLSGIAGGALLCVLPIYVSEISENRIRGVLGFFVGNLVSTGILLGYIVGTYVHFEEYSYIVLGFLGIFSVVFALLPETPQYLLMRNKIGAAEDSLKFFRGFHGARKNYVNEAFNEEFDRLKTFSNKGSDVSPLSMEDFKSRSTRLGLLISFVLLTGRNLCGLFPLITFTGMVFEEAESSLSPNTSAIIAAVIMLAGGIFSNFLIDKAGRKMLLLLSSLGTGICLVALGVHFFLKQQGVDMSAHGWLPMVSFCGAIFIGSWGLLIIPFFVMAEILPTKVRGITATVFMVIQWPITFVLVKYFIIIGYDYGMHTCMWFFAACCFLQVIFIAFMQPETKGKSTEEIIEILSKKK